In one Pseudomonas hydrolytica genomic region, the following are encoded:
- a CDS encoding DUF4381 domain-containing protein has product MNPIDQLLPPIDPPPVLWWPPAPGWWLLAVLLPLLGWGLWHLLRRWHRRQRKVAVEQPLDPLRQAALQELAQLRKPYDGAAAGPWLQQINALLKRLCRERYPDSHSHVLSSRAWLAFLDNRCPAAGLTRWMILVEGAYKPQCTLSDKAIGELDQAIAIWIRKHV; this is encoded by the coding sequence ATGAACCCCATCGACCAGTTGCTGCCGCCGATCGATCCGCCGCCCGTGCTCTGGTGGCCGCCCGCACCGGGCTGGTGGCTGCTCGCCGTGCTGCTGCCCCTGCTCGGCTGGGGGCTCTGGCACCTGCTGCGACGCTGGCACCGGCGACAGCGCAAGGTGGCTGTCGAACAGCCCCTCGACCCGCTGCGCCAGGCCGCCCTGCAGGAGCTGGCGCAGTTGCGCAAACCCTACGACGGCGCCGCGGCCGGCCCCTGGCTGCAGCAGATCAACGCGCTGCTCAAGCGCCTGTGCCGCGAGCGCTACCCGGACAGCCACAGCCATGTGCTGAGCAGCCGCGCCTGGCTGGCCTTTCTCGACAACCGCTGCCCGGCGGCCGGCCTGACGCGCTGGATGATCCTGGTGGAAGGCGCCTACAAGCCGCAGTGCACCCTCAGCGACAAGGCCATAGGCGAGCTCGACCAGGCCATCGCCATCTGGATTCGCAAGCATGTTTGA
- a CDS encoding vWA domain-containing protein produces the protein MFELAWPWIFLLAPLPWLLRLLLPPADSGDAALRVSFLDELQALSGRRARVGLPSWRQQAPLALLWLLLLCAAARPQWVGEPLPLPASGRDLLLAVDVSGSMAYEDMHWDEQPISRLELVKRLLGDFIEDRRGDRVGLILFGSQAYLQAPLTFDRHTVRTWLDEAMIGIAGKNTAIGDAIGLAVKRLRQRPAQSRVLVLITDGANNGGEIDPMVAAQLAAEEGVRIYAIGIGADPRQSGVLGAFGFSALDLDETSLRAIAEATGGEYFRARNQAELTQIELTLDRLEPVAQQPTLARPAKALYAWPLALALLGSVVLAGRTLWPDLPLRLRRRA, from the coding sequence ATGTTTGAGCTCGCCTGGCCGTGGATCTTCCTGCTCGCGCCGCTGCCCTGGCTGTTGCGCCTGCTGTTGCCGCCGGCCGACAGCGGTGATGCGGCGCTGCGCGTCAGCTTCCTCGACGAACTGCAGGCGCTCAGTGGACGCCGTGCCCGCGTCGGCCTGCCGAGCTGGCGCCAGCAGGCGCCGCTGGCCCTGCTCTGGCTCCTTCTGCTGTGCGCCGCGGCCCGCCCGCAATGGGTCGGTGAACCGCTACCACTGCCGGCCAGCGGCCGCGACCTGCTGCTGGCGGTGGATGTCTCCGGCTCCATGGCCTACGAAGACATGCACTGGGACGAGCAGCCGATCAGTCGCCTGGAACTGGTCAAACGCCTGCTCGGTGACTTCATCGAGGACCGACGAGGCGATCGGGTCGGCCTGATCCTGTTCGGCAGCCAGGCCTATCTGCAGGCGCCGCTGACCTTCGACCGCCACACCGTGCGCACCTGGCTGGACGAAGCCATGATCGGCATCGCCGGCAAGAACACCGCCATCGGCGATGCCATCGGCCTGGCGGTCAAGCGCCTGCGCCAGCGCCCGGCGCAGAGCCGCGTGCTGGTGCTGATCACCGATGGCGCCAACAACGGCGGCGAGATCGACCCGATGGTCGCCGCGCAACTGGCGGCCGAGGAAGGGGTGCGCATCTATGCCATCGGCATCGGCGCCGACCCTCGCCAGAGCGGCGTGCTCGGCGCCTTCGGCTTCAGCGCGCTGGACCTGGACGAAACCAGCCTGCGCGCCATCGCCGAGGCCACCGGCGGCGAGTACTTTCGCGCGCGCAATCAGGCCGAGCTGACCCAGATCGAGCTGACCCTGGATCGTCTCGAGCCGGTCGCCCAGCAGCCCACCCTGGCCCGTCCGGCCAAGGCCCTGTATGCCTGGCCGCTGGCCCTGGCGCTGCTCGGTTCGGTGGTGCTGGCAGGTCGTACGCTCTGGCCCGATCTGCCCCTGCGCCTGCGGAGGCGCGCATGA